A genomic region of Methanothermobacter thermautotrophicus str. Delta H contains the following coding sequences:
- a CDS encoding class E sortase: MKKTGLYAPLICLFFIMLSSGIIIKGFEDYKALERSRAHLENYRNAPRELFDPVPSSSAGSSGPVIGRLIIPSIGVKCWIREDTVNAYESVYHYPESVMPGSGGECGILGHRTTYSGPFRKIGALRKGDRVIIEDASSSIRYIYTVTSNGDDIRWDYRTNPVRFSQSGDARLMLITCYPPGQKKAAWITHCKLLKKENI; the protein is encoded by the coding sequence ATGAAGAAAACAGGACTCTACGCACCCCTAATATGCCTTTTTTTCATCATGCTAAGTTCAGGTATCATAATAAAGGGATTCGAGGACTACAAGGCCCTTGAAAGATCAAGGGCTCACCTTGAGAATTACAGGAATGCTCCCAGGGAGCTATTTGACCCTGTACCCAGCAGCAGCGCCGGCTCCAGTGGCCCTGTCATTGGAAGGCTCATCATACCCAGTATAGGGGTGAAGTGCTGGATAAGGGAGGACACCGTAAATGCCTATGAATCAGTATACCACTATCCTGAAAGCGTTATGCCAGGATCTGGTGGGGAGTGCGGAATCCTCGGACACAGGACAACCTACTCAGGACCCTTCAGGAAGATCGGAGCGCTGAGGAAGGGTGACAGGGTAATCATAGAGGATGCATCATCCTCCATACGCTACATATACACCGTGACATCCAATGGTGATGATATAAGGTGGGACTACAGAACAAACCCTGTGAGGTTTTCCCAGAGCGGGGATGCAAGGCTGATGCTCATAACATGTTATCCCCCCGGCCAGAAGAAGGCTGCGTGGATAACACACTGCAAACTTTTAAAGAAGGAGAACATCTAA
- a CDS encoding mechanosensitive ion channel family protein: MTPLLTVETILIIIVTVMVAVLLVKWTSYFLRKSARKWELDLTLIQVINDIIKYSVYFIAASIVLRELGIDITAITVSLGIAGVSVGFASRDIISNFISGMFILADKSFRVGDTIEVAGQRGRVRKVGFRTTTIETPEAGMVTVPNSTFSKTAYVNYTAEDRRRVELRVNLDYDMDLEKFESDVKDVLMRVPGILKDPEPGLIILEFTDTGISAKVTAWIPDPDRVTKYRSVIAGHVKKILRKYREGS, from the coding sequence ATGACTCCTCTCCTGACAGTTGAGACCATTCTAATAATAATTGTAACTGTGATGGTAGCCGTCCTCCTTGTTAAGTGGACGTCCTACTTCCTGAGGAAATCCGCCAGAAAATGGGAACTGGACCTCACACTCATACAGGTCATCAATGACATAATAAAGTACAGTGTTTATTTCATCGCAGCAAGCATAGTCCTCAGGGAACTCGGCATTGACATAACTGCAATAACCGTTAGCCTGGGAATAGCAGGTGTTTCAGTGGGTTTTGCATCAAGGGACATCATATCCAACTTCATATCCGGGATGTTCATCCTTGCAGATAAAAGTTTCCGGGTGGGTGACACCATCGAAGTTGCCGGCCAGCGGGGCAGGGTCAGGAAGGTTGGATTCAGAACAACGACGATAGAAACTCCAGAGGCCGGAATGGTGACGGTTCCAAACTCCACCTTCTCAAAAACAGCCTACGTAAATTACACTGCTGAAGACCGGAGGAGGGTTGAACTGAGGGTCAACCTTGACTATGACATGGACCTGGAGAAATTTGAATCCGATGTGAAGGACGTCCTCATGAGGGTTCCCGGGATACTGAAGGACCCTGAACCCGGACTGATCATACTGGAATTCACTGATACAGGCATCAGCGCCAAGGTAACTGCCTGGATTCCTGACCCTGACAGGGTGACAAAATACAGGTCCGTCATTGCCGGCCATGTGAAAAAAATCCTGAGGAAATACAGAGAAGGGTCATAA
- the rnz gene encoding ribonuclease Z codes for MEVTFLGTSSAVPSKNRNHTSIALRIPGEIFLFDCGEGTQRQMALAGISPMKVTRIFITHLHGDHILGIPGMIQSMGFRGREEPLDIYGPPGIHELHECIMKMGYFTLDFDINVHEVRGGTVVEEDDYRVTSAPASHSVFNLAYCFEEKKRPRFLREKAIALGLKPGPAFGKLHRGIPVRVGDRIIMPEEVLGSPRKGVKVCYSGDTRPCESVIKLAEGAELLIHESTLEAGSEDKAAESGHSTAREAAEVARSAGVKRLILTHLSTRYKRTEVILEAARQVFPVTDVADDLMTVEVKAYDSSPDS; via the coding sequence ATGGAAGTGACATTCCTTGGCACATCATCAGCGGTCCCATCGAAAAACAGGAACCACACCTCCATAGCCCTCCGCATACCCGGTGAAATATTTCTCTTTGACTGCGGTGAGGGAACCCAGAGGCAGATGGCCCTTGCAGGGATCAGTCCCATGAAGGTTACAAGGATATTCATAACACACCTCCACGGGGACCACATACTCGGAATACCCGGGATGATACAGTCCATGGGTTTCAGGGGTCGTGAAGAACCACTGGATATCTATGGCCCCCCAGGGATCCATGAGCTGCATGAGTGCATAATGAAGATGGGCTACTTCACCCTCGACTTCGATATCAACGTCCATGAGGTGAGGGGCGGCACAGTTGTTGAAGAGGATGACTACCGTGTCACCTCAGCCCCTGCCTCCCACTCAGTATTCAACCTCGCATACTGCTTCGAGGAGAAGAAGAGGCCCCGGTTCCTCAGAGAAAAGGCCATTGCACTGGGGCTCAAGCCGGGCCCGGCCTTCGGGAAACTGCACAGAGGCATACCTGTAAGGGTCGGTGACAGAATCATAATGCCTGAGGAGGTTCTTGGAAGCCCCAGGAAGGGTGTGAAGGTATGTTACTCAGGGGACACCCGCCCCTGTGAATCTGTTATAAAACTGGCAGAGGGTGCGGAACTCCTTATACACGAATCAACACTGGAGGCGGGTAGTGAGGACAAGGCCGCTGAAAGCGGGCACTCCACCGCCAGGGAAGCTGCAGAGGTTGCCAGATCCGCAGGGGTGAAGAGACTGATCCTCACACACCTCAGCACACGGTACAAGCGCACCGAGGTTATTCTGGAAGCTGCCCGCCAGGTATTCCCAGTGACTGATGTTGCTGATGACCTTATGACAGTGGAGGTGAAGGCTTATGACTCCTCTCCTGACAGTTGA
- the nadC gene encoding carboxylating nicotinate-nucleotide diphosphorylase, which yields MMDIIREMIRADVGFEDITTEALIDRGTRVVADIVSREEGVVAGVEVAEMMAREFSISIIRWKDDGDPLSGGERVLTLEGDAMDILMVERTMLNLMMKMSGIATLTRSMLQRARAVNEGIRIAATRKTTPGLQWFEKQAVRIGGGDTHRFRLDDCAMIKDNHIAIVGNIEDAVRRVRDHVSFTKKVEVEVESPDDAVRAAEAGADIVLLDNMSPETIRNTLEELERRGLRDNVIVEASGGIKPDNIELYASTGVEVISMGFITASAHPVDLSLEIRGLK from the coding sequence ATGATGGATATTATCAGGGAGATGATCAGGGCCGATGTGGGATTTGAGGATATAACAACCGAGGCACTCATTGACAGGGGAACCAGGGTTGTGGCGGATATCGTTTCCAGGGAAGAGGGAGTTGTTGCAGGTGTTGAGGTTGCCGAGATGATGGCCCGGGAGTTCTCCATATCCATCATCAGATGGAAGGATGATGGTGACCCCTTAAGCGGCGGTGAACGGGTCTTAACCCTTGAGGGGGATGCCATGGATATCCTTATGGTTGAGAGGACCATGCTGAACCTCATGATGAAGATGAGCGGTATAGCAACCCTGACAAGGAGCATGCTTCAGAGGGCGAGGGCGGTAAATGAGGGCATAAGGATAGCGGCCACAAGGAAAACCACTCCAGGTCTTCAGTGGTTTGAGAAACAGGCTGTTAGGATCGGTGGTGGCGACACCCACCGCTTCAGGCTTGATGACTGTGCAATGATCAAGGACAATCACATCGCCATTGTGGGCAACATTGAGGATGCGGTGAGGCGTGTGAGGGATCATGTGAGTTTCACAAAGAAGGTTGAGGTTGAGGTTGAGAGTCCTGATGATGCAGTCCGGGCGGCTGAGGCCGGAGCTGATATAGTACTCCTTGATAACATGTCACCTGAGACAATCCGAAATACCCTGGAGGAACTTGAAAGGCGCGGGCTCCGGGATAATGTCATAGTGGAGGCATCAGGGGGCATCAAACCGGATAATATTGAACTTTATGCTTCTACCGGCGTTGAAGTGATATCCATGGGTTTCATAACAGCTTCAGCTCATCCAGTTGACCTCAGCCTTGAAATAAGGGGACTAAAATGA
- a CDS encoding ZPR1 zinc finger domain-containing protein, translating into MNQQDMKIDCPVCGGERCMTAVTRVEKIPYFGEIMESVLICERCNYRSTDIICLEQKEPSRYIIEAGADTLNARVVKSQSATIRIPELGLKVEPGPRSAGYISNIEGVVERFEAALKTALNLFEDDESKKKASKILEMLHEVREGVRKVTVIIEDPFGQSFVGHPRALKEKLSEDEIRSLKTGFLVFESEGNDDED; encoded by the coding sequence GTGAATCAGCAGGATATGAAAATTGACTGTCCGGTCTGCGGTGGAGAACGGTGCATGACTGCAGTAACAAGGGTTGAAAAGATTCCCTACTTTGGAGAGATAATGGAGTCAGTACTAATCTGTGAAAGGTGCAACTACAGGAGCACCGACATCATATGCCTCGAACAGAAGGAACCCTCAAGGTACATCATCGAGGCAGGGGCGGATACACTCAACGCAAGGGTCGTTAAGTCACAATCAGCAACCATAAGGATACCTGAACTTGGACTCAAGGTCGAGCCAGGTCCCAGGTCAGCGGGTTACATCTCCAACATAGAGGGCGTTGTTGAAAGATTTGAAGCCGCGCTTAAAACCGCCCTGAACCTGTTTGAGGATGATGAATCAAAGAAAAAGGCCTCAAAGATTCTGGAAATGCTCCATGAAGTTCGTGAAGGTGTCAGAAAAGTTACAGTGATAATAGAGGACCCCTTCGGCCAGAGCTTTGTGGGTCACCCCCGGGCCCTGAAGGAAAAACTTTCAGAGGATGAAATAAGGTCTCTGAAAACGGGATTCCTTGTTTTTGAATCAGAAGGGAATGATGATGAGGATTAA
- a CDS encoding 3H domain-containing protein, with the protein MRKPYVILIGSASGIGKSTVASELARELSIKHLIETDFIREIVRGIIGPDYAPTLHRSSFDAYTALRDKELFQGNSIESLICAGFEDHASFVIPAIEKVIERAVTDSDDVVIEGVHLLPGLINTEKFSENASIHFFVLAAEENVHKERFVKRAMEIKRGGKHLEYFRENRVIHDYLVRNAREHGVPVINNDDINCTIRRMLSFIRENCTEVTLQHPVERLGDVIDIIIKRHGGRIVDVSYPIPGFSQPLKREVNVYDPAEAERFVKRLNESPKRKRDLERLYTLSNNVHSHRICAPDPETLQEILRELEESGLVYHDEDGD; encoded by the coding sequence TTGAGAAAGCCCTACGTTATACTCATTGGAAGTGCCTCAGGTATAGGGAAGTCCACGGTGGCATCTGAACTTGCAAGGGAACTGAGCATAAAGCACCTCATAGAAACAGATTTTATAAGGGAGATAGTCAGGGGTATCATCGGGCCAGATTATGCGCCTACACTTCACAGATCATCCTTTGATGCCTACACAGCACTCAGGGACAAGGAGCTCTTTCAGGGAAATAGTATTGAGTCACTGATATGCGCTGGCTTTGAGGACCATGCCTCTTTCGTAATTCCCGCCATTGAGAAGGTCATAGAAAGGGCTGTTACAGATTCTGATGACGTTGTTATAGAGGGCGTCCACCTCCTCCCCGGACTCATAAACACGGAAAAGTTCAGCGAAAACGCTTCAATTCATTTTTTTGTTCTGGCGGCCGAGGAGAATGTTCATAAGGAACGCTTCGTCAAGAGGGCCATGGAGATTAAGAGAGGTGGTAAACACCTTGAATACTTCCGGGAGAACCGCGTAATCCATGATTACCTTGTCAGGAATGCAAGGGAACATGGTGTCCCGGTTATCAACAATGATGATATAAACTGTACAATCAGGAGGATGCTCTCCTTCATAAGGGAGAACTGCACCGAGGTGACCCTCCAGCACCCGGTTGAACGGCTGGGTGATGTGATTGACATAATAATAAAGAGACATGGTGGCAGGATTGTTGATGTCTCCTACCCGATACCCGGGTTCTCGCAGCCCCTCAAACGTGAAGTGAACGTATATGATCCAGCTGAAGCTGAAAGATTTGTTAAAAGATTAAATGAGAGTCCCAAGAGGAAAAGAGATCTTGAAAGGCTCTACACACTCTCGAATAATGTTCACAGCCACAGAATATGTGCTCCAGATCCCGAAACTCTTCAGGAAATACTCAGGGAACTGGAAGAGAGTGGACTGGTCTACCATGATGAGGATGGGGACTGA
- a CDS encoding roadblock/LC7 domain-containing protein translates to MIARILKDLGRINGVNGSLVVGKDGLVIESEVPSDIDGELVAAMASAVFGTAERSAEEIKHEPLEQVMIEGTRGKTLMIDAGEGILVLITDVDINLGLIRIEMRRSAERVKDLLT, encoded by the coding sequence ATGATAGCAAGAATACTTAAAGATTTAGGTAGGATCAATGGGGTAAACGGTTCCCTTGTTGTTGGTAAGGATGGTCTGGTAATTGAGAGTGAGGTGCCATCTGATATCGATGGGGAACTGGTTGCTGCAATGGCTTCAGCAGTGTTCGGTACCGCCGAGAGGTCAGCTGAGGAGATAAAGCACGAGCCCCTTGAACAGGTCATGATTGAGGGTACCAGGGGTAAAACTCTCATGATAGATGCAGGGGAGGGAATACTTGTACTCATAACTGATGTTGATATAAATCTGGGACTTATACGTATAGAGATGAGGAGAAGCGCTGAACGCGTGAAGGACCTCCTGACATAA
- a CDS encoding DUF1611 domain-containing protein: MHTLSSVEELRELNPFIVIGCGGGGEKFANFAGVEAVGFVDDDPRKHGTEFCGFKVSSSLLDLIKETDARSVAIMLPIGAEGTALKYAVQAINEGKNVVTSFRSLPLSENTSLIKFAERMNVTIKEISPRLDNIRRIFGVAPSRCTEMLPKINYRHKAPLVFVGGTSQECGKRTTTRLLGKEAIERGLEVGVISTDEMGLEQPVDINFRAGSLSVMDVAAAIMGSVKYLEEEKNPDIIFIEGQSSLTERGNPHPRGLSASILIGSMPDATVLCHRPNHPYRKPRGIKEEIRAIEALEPTKVIGISLNLRNISDRSIMEEYEKRFGLPVVDVKNGGASRLMDVIMEYIGEI; encoded by the coding sequence TTGCACACATTATCTTCTGTGGAGGAACTCAGGGAGCTGAATCCATTCATAGTAATAGGCTGTGGCGGCGGCGGAGAAAAATTCGCAAACTTTGCGGGTGTTGAGGCGGTAGGATTTGTGGATGACGACCCCAGGAAACATGGAACTGAATTTTGCGGGTTTAAGGTGTCATCAAGCCTTCTTGACCTTATAAAGGAGACAGACGCCCGTAGCGTTGCCATCATGCTCCCCATAGGTGCCGAGGGCACAGCCCTCAAGTACGCTGTCCAGGCAATAAATGAGGGCAAAAACGTTGTCACCTCCTTCAGATCACTCCCCCTATCAGAGAACACTTCACTCATTAAATTCGCTGAAAGGATGAATGTGACCATAAAGGAGATAAGCCCCAGGCTCGATAACATCCGGAGGATATTTGGAGTAGCCCCTTCACGCTGCACCGAGATGCTCCCCAAGATAAATTACAGGCATAAGGCACCGCTTGTATTTGTTGGTGGAACCTCACAGGAGTGCGGTAAGCGTACAACCACAAGGCTGCTGGGAAAGGAGGCCATTGAGAGGGGCCTTGAGGTTGGCGTGATATCAACCGATGAAATGGGTCTGGAACAGCCAGTGGACATAAACTTCCGTGCAGGCAGTCTTTCGGTGATGGATGTTGCAGCGGCCATCATGGGGTCAGTCAAGTACCTTGAGGAGGAAAAGAACCCTGACATCATATTCATAGAGGGGCAGTCCAGTCTGACTGAAAGGGGTAACCCCCATCCCAGGGGCTTATCAGCTTCGATACTCATAGGTTCAATGCCAGATGCCACAGTGCTCTGTCACAGACCAAACCATCCCTACAGAAAACCTCGAGGAATAAAAGAGGAGATAAGGGCCATAGAGGCACTCGAGCCAACTAAGGTTATAGGCATTTCCTTAAATTTAAGAAACATTAGTGACAGATCAATAATGGAGGAATATGAAAAACGTTTCGGGCTTCCTGTTGTCGATGTTAAAAATGGGGGGGCATCAAGATTGATGGACGTCATCATGGAATACATAGGGGAGATTTAG
- the sepF gene encoding cell division protein SepF — protein MRDILEMLKKSVGLDEEVRESEETETIIVPEHSFYEIILLRAGSLGDVEDALSQVIEEKNPVILDLTEIQRDNPEDFTAVGERIKDLRENHGAEAILICNKEKNVVIITPREIKLIRKG, from the coding sequence TTGAGGGACATTCTGGAAATGCTGAAAAAAAGTGTCGGACTGGACGAGGAAGTAAGGGAATCCGAGGAGACAGAGACGATAATAGTGCCGGAACATTCATTCTATGAGATAATCCTACTCAGGGCAGGATCCCTGGGGGATGTGGAGGACGCACTTTCCCAGGTTATCGAGGAGAAAAATCCGGTTATACTTGACTTAACCGAAATTCAGAGGGATAATCCTGAAGACTTCACAGCCGTCGGTGAACGCATAAAGGATCTGAGGGAGAACCACGGAGCTGAGGCTATACTGATCTGCAATAAGGAGAAGAATGTTGTTATAATAACTCCAAGGGAAATCAAACTCATCAGGAAGGGGTAG
- a CDS encoding DUF2226 domain-containing protein has product MELPITKPSKISYGDEIDFTELLERLARDEYNGFIRVTHASDEGYILFRDGSHVAASYGRFMKGEALDRIMEVADKTDTLIELFDLKRSQLDYLMDINKIYRIEETAAEITEMPEVEEESYFNPKEASYRQPVTPREPVTENEEDVKVSEAAPDSTGDVSGEADQGVTSGMDVAVEGDEGTSELTDDSSEETSQEEAAVTEYTEVPQASEVSSTEVTVQESEDESEETRKPLSRDELMKKYGLKDIGEEEVERVLETYKGGAITDIDPERVELTLMNKIKMSILGIPKIKGAEVIVFLDNAYDLSGKIKIMVEHEGKGLFSRIMGDSKEEDKLKFHIMDIVEMELRKTFRDFPEIVDNFEVSIEIR; this is encoded by the coding sequence ATGGAGCTTCCAATCACCAAACCATCAAAGATATCCTACGGTGATGAAATAGACTTCACGGAACTTCTTGAAAGACTCGCCAGGGATGAATACAACGGCTTCATAAGGGTTACGCATGCATCGGATGAGGGTTACATCCTTTTCAGGGACGGATCACATGTCGCAGCATCCTACGGACGTTTCATGAAGGGGGAAGCTCTTGATAGGATAATGGAGGTGGCTGATAAAACAGACACCCTAATAGAACTGTTTGATCTTAAAAGGTCACAGCTGGACTATCTCATGGATATAAACAAGATCTATAGAATCGAGGAGACTGCGGCTGAGATAACTGAAATGCCCGAGGTTGAGGAGGAGTCCTACTTCAACCCCAAGGAGGCAAGCTACAGGCAGCCAGTAACTCCCCGGGAACCTGTAACTGAAAATGAGGAAGATGTTAAGGTCAGTGAAGCGGCTCCTGATTCAACAGGAGATGTTTCTGGCGAGGCTGATCAGGGAGTGACTTCAGGTATGGATGTGGCGGTTGAGGGTGATGAAGGAACATCTGAATTAACAGATGATAGTTCTGAGGAGACCTCTCAGGAGGAAGCAGCGGTAACAGAATATACTGAAGTTCCACAGGCTTCTGAAGTCTCTTCCACTGAGGTCACCGTCCAGGAATCTGAAGATGAGTCTGAAGAGACCCGGAAACCCCTCAGCAGGGATGAACTCATGAAAAAATATGGTCTCAAGGATATCGGTGAAGAAGAGGTTGAAAGGGTTCTTGAGACATACAAAGGGGGTGCAATTACAGATATAGACCCTGAGAGGGTTGAACTCACCCTGATGAATAAGATAAAGATGTCAATACTTGGAATACCCAAAATAAAGGGTGCTGAGGTCATAGTATTCCTTGACAATGCCTATGACCTCAGTGGGAAGATAAAGATAATGGTTGAACATGAGGGTAAGGGACTGTTCTCTAGGATAATGGGGGACTCCAAGGAGGAGGACAAACTCAAGTTCCACATAATGGACATCGTCGAGATGGAGCTCAGGAAGACCTTCAGGGATTTCCCTGAGATTGTGGATAACTTTGAGGTGAGTATTGAGATACGCTGA
- a CDS encoding septum site-determining protein MinD, which yields MTRVITVASGKGGVGKTTITANLGVALSTYGERVVVLDADIAMANLELILGMEGKSVTLHDVLAGNASIEDAVYEGPNGVRVVPAGISLEGLRNVKLDRLEDALAYLIEDTDILLIDAPAGLEKDAVAALAAADELLLVTTPEVPSISDALKTKIVASKLDINIIGVVINREQYDKTFLSVEEVETILEVPVIAVIPDDPEVSRAAAFGEPIVIKNPKSPASNALMELAADLIGEEYQPIEPDKQGVIAKLISGLMGRR from the coding sequence ATGACAAGAGTGATTACAGTTGCATCCGGTAAGGGAGGTGTGGGGAAGACAACCATCACTGCAAACCTGGGTGTTGCGCTCTCAACCTACGGTGAAAGGGTTGTCGTACTTGACGCTGATATAGCAATGGCAAACCTTGAATTAATCCTTGGGATGGAGGGAAAATCCGTTACACTGCATGATGTCCTTGCGGGTAATGCTTCAATCGAGGATGCTGTTTATGAGGGACCAAACGGTGTTAGGGTCGTCCCGGCAGGTATATCCCTTGAGGGTCTGAGGAATGTTAAGCTGGACCGTCTGGAGGATGCCCTGGCCTACCTTATAGAGGATACTGACATACTTCTCATAGACGCCCCTGCAGGGCTTGAAAAGGACGCTGTCGCAGCCCTTGCAGCTGCGGATGAACTTCTGCTTGTCACAACACCTGAGGTGCCCTCAATAAGCGATGCCCTCAAGACAAAGATTGTTGCAAGTAAACTGGATATAAACATAATAGGTGTTGTTATAAACCGTGAACAGTACGATAAAACCTTCCTGAGTGTTGAGGAGGTTGAAACAATACTCGAGGTCCCTGTAATTGCAGTTATACCGGACGACCCCGAGGTAAGCCGTGCAGCCGCCTTTGGCGAGCCGATAGTCATTAAGAATCCAAAGTCACCGGCAAGTAACGCCCTCATGGAGCTTGCAGCAGACCTCATTGGCGAGGAATACCAGCCAATTGAGCCTGACAAGCAGGGAGTTATTGCGAAACTCATAAGCGGTTTAATGGGGCGGAGATGA
- a CDS encoding carbohydrate kinase family protein yields MRVVSVGTCNMDFIFRVQEFVEPDSEMYIDDIHILPGGSALNFAVWISALGFSSDIVAATGGDMYGEIIRSRLESEGVSTGCLSVVEKPTGMAFISVDGSGRRSIYSYMGANAELEIGTPEGRCIRAADAVHLSGCYVEVAQRVAEIREVYFSPGRLLAGYGLDVLEPVLRKTEVLFLNDDELEILTGSRKSGISRLLGVGVDYVVVTHGPGGASFFSADHSLEMKVEDAGAIDTTGAGDAFAAGFMSEWLRGYEPLECLRGGHRAALKVISRFGAF; encoded by the coding sequence ATGCGTGTTGTCAGTGTCGGGACCTGTAACATGGACTTTATCTTCAGGGTGCAGGAGTTTGTTGAACCTGACTCTGAGATGTACATAGATGATATCCACATCCTTCCAGGGGGTTCCGCCCTCAACTTCGCTGTCTGGATCTCAGCCCTTGGTTTCAGTTCAGACATCGTGGCTGCCACCGGCGGAGACATGTATGGGGAAATAATAAGATCCAGACTGGAATCAGAGGGTGTATCCACAGGGTGTCTTTCTGTGGTTGAAAAACCTACAGGCATGGCCTTCATATCAGTTGATGGCTCAGGCAGAAGGTCAATATATTCATATATGGGGGCCAATGCAGAACTTGAGATCGGAACACCTGAGGGGCGGTGTATCAGGGCTGCAGATGCTGTTCATCTTAGCGGCTGCTACGTTGAAGTTGCACAGAGGGTTGCTGAAATCAGGGAGGTTTACTTCAGTCCAGGCCGCCTTCTGGCAGGCTATGGCCTCGATGTCCTTGAACCGGTACTCAGGAAAACGGAGGTCCTCTTTCTGAATGATGATGAACTTGAGATTCTCACGGGGTCCCGTAAATCAGGGATTTCCAGGTTACTGGGTGTCGGTGTTGATTATGTTGTTGTAACCCATGGACCAGGGGGCGCGTCCTTCTTCTCAGCTGACCATTCCCTGGAGATGAAGGTTGAGGATGCTGGAGCCATCGACACAACCGGTGCAGGCGATGCCTTTGCAGCGGGTTTCATGTCAGAATGGCTCAGGGGATATGAGCCATTAGAATGTCTCAGGGGAGGTCACAGGGCAGCCCTTAAGGTGATTTCAAGGTTTGGGGCTTTTTAA
- a CDS encoding TatD family hydrolase — MIDSHIHADTRPIEDFELMAVSGVEEAIACAHDPLEALSADVILAHLRRVLMVEPGRASRKGLRLHLALGMHPRAIPPDHGRVLEELPALLKDSSVVAVGEIGLDSGSEIEKEVFIEQMQMADELGFPVIVHTPRTRKAEITPLIVDLVGENIDERRAVIEHVNMDVLPHLIETECILGLTVQPEKLTPAEAVEILREYGTERFVINSDMSSAPSDPLSVPRTVHRMRMEGFGRREIRRVSRDNIRDLIKIN, encoded by the coding sequence CTGATAGACAGTCATATACATGCAGACACTAGACCCATCGAGGATTTTGAGTTGATGGCTGTGAGTGGTGTTGAAGAAGCCATCGCATGTGCCCATGACCCTCTTGAGGCCCTATCAGCAGATGTAATCCTTGCACACCTGAGGAGAGTTCTCATGGTTGAGCCGGGGAGGGCCTCACGTAAAGGCCTCAGACTGCACCTGGCACTGGGGATGCACCCGAGGGCCATACCCCCTGATCATGGGAGGGTCCTTGAAGAACTTCCAGCTCTCCTTAAGGATTCATCTGTTGTTGCTGTGGGTGAAATAGGCCTTGACTCGGGGTCAGAAATTGAAAAAGAGGTCTTCATAGAGCAGATGCAGATGGCAGATGAGCTGGGATTCCCTGTAATTGTGCACACCCCGCGCACCAGAAAGGCCGAGATAACCCCACTGATAGTAGATCTTGTTGGAGAGAACATTGATGAGAGGAGGGCCGTGATTGAGCATGTTAACATGGATGTGCTCCCTCATCTGATTGAAACTGAATGTATCCTTGGCCTCACCGTGCAGCCGGAGAAGCTCACTCCTGCTGAAGCAGTAGAAATTCTCAGGGAATACGGGACCGAAAGATTTGTCATAAACAGTGACATGAGCTCTGCACCATCAGATCCCCTTTCTGTTCCAAGGACAGTTCACCGGATGAGGATGGAGGGCTTCGGGAGAAGAGAGATAAGGAGGGTGTCCCGGGATAACATCAGAGACCTCATCAAAATTAACTAA